In a genomic window of Pseudodesulfovibrio senegalensis:
- a CDS encoding DUF1302 family protein — protein sequence MRVFVTALALVVCLAASAARAGAVADFADRLKLSGWVEGIQSVGMHAPNEEVTSRARLRLNLEGDFDWIYGWISADLEKNWKIESETGADIHEAWLEHVGNGWDVRVGRQTIIWGRADGVQITDIICPPDYTESITRDLDEIRMPVGAAKFRLLGSTVDTELIWIPVFRAAKLPKDSNPWAVSSAWPAGLDVHQEDVDEPDISLENSELALRVSAYFSGFDCSASVFHGWDDMAAYHRHAVSGGGGTDVYISPEHHRLTVLGLDFARPWSDFVFRGEMACYLGRYFATDVLEGGVLQRDAVKWLAGVDWTPGNDWTVIAQIYGQRILDYDDTLAEHRHNVTTTLNISKDLLNQTLTLSSMLYLNLNDLDSFYRAKADYEISDGLHVILGADVFGGTRAGSYGQYQNNSQIWLKTKYSF from the coding sequence ATGCGAGTTTTCGTCACGGCCCTTGCCCTCGTGGTCTGTCTTGCCGCCTCCGCTGCCCGGGCCGGGGCCGTGGCGGATTTCGCGGACCGTTTGAAACTCTCCGGCTGGGTGGAGGGCATTCAATCCGTGGGTATGCACGCCCCCAATGAGGAGGTTACCTCGCGGGCGCGGCTGCGCCTGAATCTGGAAGGTGATTTCGACTGGATTTACGGATGGATATCCGCTGATCTGGAAAAGAACTGGAAGATTGAGTCCGAGACCGGGGCGGACATCCACGAGGCGTGGCTGGAGCATGTGGGCAACGGCTGGGACGTGCGCGTGGGGCGGCAGACCATCATCTGGGGCAGGGCGGACGGCGTGCAGATCACGGACATCATTTGTCCGCCGGACTACACCGAGTCCATTACCCGCGATCTGGATGAAATCCGTATGCCCGTGGGCGCGGCCAAATTCCGGTTGCTGGGGTCCACGGTGGATACCGAGCTGATCTGGATTCCGGTTTTCCGGGCGGCCAAGCTGCCCAAGGACAGCAACCCGTGGGCTGTTTCTTCGGCGTGGCCCGCCGGGCTCGACGTGCATCAGGAAGACGTGGACGAGCCGGACATCTCTTTGGAAAACAGTGAATTGGCGCTCAGGGTGTCCGCATATTTTTCGGGTTTCGATTGTTCGGCCTCGGTTTTTCACGGCTGGGACGACATGGCCGCCTACCACCGGCATGCGGTTTCCGGCGGTGGCGGCACGGATGTCTACATATCGCCCGAGCACCACCGGCTCACCGTGCTCGGCCTGGACTTTGCGCGGCCGTGGTCGGACTTTGTTTTTCGCGGGGAGATGGCGTGTTATCTGGGCCGCTATTTCGCTACCGACGTGCTGGAAGGCGGGGTGTTGCAGCGTGATGCGGTCAAGTGGCTGGCCGGGGTGGACTGGACCCCGGGCAACGACTGGACCGTAATCGCCCAGATATATGGCCAGCGGATTCTGGATTACGACGACACGCTTGCGGAGCATCGCCACAACGTGACCACGACGCTGAATATTTCCAAGGATTTGTTGAACCAGACATTGACGCTATCCAGCATGCTCTACCTGAACCTGAACGATCTGGACTCATTCTACCGGGCAAAGGCGGACTACGAAATTTCGGACGGGCTTCATGTGATTCTGGGGGCGGATGTTTTCGGCGGCACGCGGGCGGGCAGTTACGGCCA